A genomic region of Gossypium hirsutum isolate 1008001.06 chromosome D01, Gossypium_hirsutum_v2.1, whole genome shotgun sequence contains the following coding sequences:
- the LOC107951785 gene encoding G-type lectin S-receptor-like serine/threonine-protein kinase At4g27290 translates to MVLFLCLLLFFTTTLALNTITPGQSIKDGETLVSAGGSFELGFFGPKNSKSRYVGIWYKKVSTGTVVWVANRETPVSDASGVLSINHNGILSIMNRTKGIVWSSNTSRNASEETIAQLLDSGNFVVKDRNDSDPTNFLWQSFDYPCDTFLPGMKLGRNFVTGFDWHISSWKSMQNPAPGLYSLRTDPQGLPQFVLKKGPEILFRAGPWNGAYLTGRTLPTVNPIYSFEFVWNENEIYYEYEVQNHSVYTRYLLNPSGLIQRTIWNERKNDWEVFATSQADQCSIYAYCGPYATCNTNESPPCKCLEGFMHRSASTEDINSVDWSNGCTRRTPLACEGGDSFLKQTGLRIPDTSKSWADLSIDLKECEKLCLKNCSCTAYTNLDIREGGRGCLLWYGDLTDISELNEGGQDLYIRLATCDLNHIQNKGRIKEKQKAAIIAISVIITSGMMLLALWLYVRRKKLRKTGEHGKEDLELPAFDFATVAMATNNFSSNNILGQGGFGPVYKGTLIEGQEIAVKRLSKNSGQGLEEFKNEVTLISKLQHRNLVKLFGCCVRKDEKMLIYEYMPNKSLDYFIFDQTRSKLLDWRIRMHIIDGIARGVLYLHHDSRLRIIHRDLKASNILLDNNMNPKISDFGLARKFGVDQTQAKTKRVVGTYGYMSPEYALDGLFSTKSDVFSFGVLVLEILSGKKNRGFSHPEHDHNLLGHAWTLWMGKRPLELIDTAFGDLYNATEVLRCINVALLCVQQSPPDRPNMSLVLLMLCGDSVLPQPKQPGFFIERNLPTTDSISEKNEMFSIYESTITSLEPR, encoded by the exons ATGGTGCTTTTTCTATGCTTGCTTCTCTTCTTTACAACAACTTTGGCACTAAACACTATAACTCCAGGGCAGTCCATAAAAGATGGTGAAACGCTGGTGTCAGCTGGTGGAAGCTTTGAACTGGGATTTTTCGGTCCCAAAAATTCCAAGAGTCGATATGTGGGAATTTGGTACAAGAAAGTATCAACTGGGACTGTTGTGTGGGTTGCCAATAGGGAAACTCCAGTTTCTGATGCCTCAGGAGTTCTCAGTATCAACCACAATGGAATTCTTTCAATTATGAATCGCACCAAAGGCATTGTGTGGTCTTCCAATACATCAAGAAATGCATCAGAGGAGACGATTGCACAACTCCTGGATTCGGGAAATTTCGTAGTGAAGGACCGAAATGATAGTGATCCAACAAACTTTCTCTGGCAGAGTTTTGATTATCCTTGCGATACCTTTTTACCAGGAATGAAGCTTGGGAGAAACTTTGTCACCGGTTTTGATTGGCATATATCATCCTGGAAAAGTATGCAAAATCCTGCTCCAGGTCTATATTCTCTCAGGACCGATCCGCAGGGGTTACCGCAGTTCGTTCTTAAGAAAGGACCTGAAATATTGTTCAGAGCAGGACCATGGAATGGTGCTTATCTTACAGGAAGAACACTGCCTACAGTTAATCCAATATATTCGTTTGAGTTTGTCTGGAATGAGAATGAGATCTACTACGAATACGAGGTTCAAAACCATTCTGTATATACAAGGTACTTACTGAATCCATCAGGTCTAATACAACGCACCATATGGAATGAGAGAAAAAATGACTGGGAGGTCTTCGCCACATCACAAGCGGATCAGTGTTCCATATATGCCTATTGTGGACCATATGCCACTTGCAACACCAATGAATCTCCACCATGTAAATGCTTGGAAGGGTTCATGCACAGATCAGCATCTACCGAGGATATTAATTCTGTAGATTGGTCAAACGGATGTACCCGAAGGACACCATTGGCCTGTGAAGGTGGAGATAGCTTTCTCAAGCAAACTGGACTAAGAATACCAGACACTTCAAAATCTTGGGCTGACCTTAGCATTGATCTTAAGGAGTGTGAGAAATTGTGTTTGAAGAATTGCTCTTGCACTGCATACACAAATTTAGATATCCGAGAGGGAGGCCGTGGCTGCTTGCTGTGGTACGGAGACTTAACTGACATCTCAGAATTAAATGAGGGTGGGCAAGACCTTTATATCAGGCTGGCCACTTGTGATCTGA ATCATATTCAAAACAAAGGGAGGataaaagaaaagcaaaaggCAGCAATCATTGCCATCTCTGTCATAATAACCAGCGGAATGATGCTACTAGCATTGTGGTTGTATGTTAGGAGGAAAAAGCTCAGAAAAACAG GTGAACATGGAAAGGAAGATTTAGAGTTGCCTGCGTTCGATTTCGCAACCGTAGCTATGGCAACTAATAACTTCTCGAGCAACAACATTTTGGGACAGGGTGGATTTGGTCCTGTTTACAAG GGTACATTGATTGAGGGACAAGAAATTGCGGTGAAGAGACTGTCAAAGAATTCCGGACAAGGACTGGAAGAGTTCAAAAATGAAGTAACATTGATTTCCAAACTTCAGCACCGTAATCTTGTAAAGCTCTTTGGTTGCTGCGTcagaaaagatgaaaagatgtTAATTTATGAGTACATGCCCAACAAAAGTTTGGACTACTTTATTTTCG ATCAAACAAGAAGCAAATTACTGGACTGGCGTATCCGAATGCATATTATTGATGGAATTGCTAGAGGGGTTCTTTATCTTCATCATGACTCTAGATTGAGGATTATCCATAGAGATCTCAAAGCAAGCAATATTTTATTAGATAATAACATGAACCCAAAGATATCAGATTTCGGATTGGCTCGGAAGTTCGGAGTAGATCAGACTCAGGCCAAAACTAAAAGAGTGGTTGGAACATA CGGTTATATGTCACCTGAATATGCCTTGGATGGGCTTTTCTCAACGAAATCCGATGTATTCAGCTTTGGAGTTTTGGTTCTGGAGATACTATCAGGAAAGAAAAACAGGGGATTTTCCCATCCGGAACATGACCATAATCTTCTTGGACAT GCATGGACATTGTGGATGGGAAAGAGGCCATTAGAACTAATCGACACTGCATTCGGTGACTTGTACAACGCAACTGAAGTGTTAAGATGCATCAATGTAGCTCTATTATGTGTGCAACAAAGCCCCCCTGACAGACCAAACATGTCATTAGTATTGCTCATGTTGTGCGGTGACAGTGTATTGCCGCAACCAAAGCAGCCTGGGTTTTTCATTGAAAGAAATCTGCCTACGACTGACTCTATAtcagaaaaaaatgaaatgttcTCAATTTATGAATCTACTATTACATCATTAGAGCCACGATAG